DNA from Treponema primitia ZAS-1:
ATGTCGCCGGAAGCGAACACCCCGGCCTGGAAGGGTGAGGCAGGACGCCGAACCCTGGAAGGCGAGTCCCGCGTGTCGCGAACACCCCCGTGTTTAGAATTGTAGTAATAAGAAACACCTGATATTAGAAAAATCATACATTTTATTTTTTCAGATAAATGAAAAAAAATTTGACAGATCTAAATTCTTCGTGTACTATAGTTATTAATTGTTAGTAAGTTCTTCGTTTAAGGCATTACAACAAAGAATATAGCGGATATTTTAGGGCTTTTTGGTCTATTTTGCCATTAGTAAATAATATTTACTAATATACTGTAAGTTACGGCGTCGCTGTAATACTATATTTTAGGGATTGGAGGAGAGAAGATGAGTAAAAAGACATGGATTTTTGCAAGTTTGTTCGTAATGGTTTCTTTAACCATGAGTTTTGCCGGGGGGCAAAGTTCAGGTGGACAGGGAGGAGCGGCAAAAAAGATTAAATTCGGTTATGTCCTGAACGACATGAGTCATGAGTGGTATCAGAATATTGCCAAAGGCGCACGGGCTCGGGCAGAAGAACTGGGCATAGAGATCACCATCGCCGATGCGGCCATGGATGCCGCAAAACAGGTGAGCCAGCTTGAAAACATGATCACCCAGGGTGTGGATGTTCTTATTGTCACCCCTGTTGATGTAAAGTCATTGCCTAACATAATAGCCGAAGCAACTAAGGCGGGCATTCCGGTTATTACCGAGTCCAATGTGGTTCCCGGAGCCAAAACCTATGTGGGTATTGATAACGTATCGGGGGGCAAAAAAGCCGGGCTCTGGTTTGCAGAATACGCAAAGGCCAATAAAATTGATCCCAAGATCATTATCGTTGGTCTCCCTGCTTTTGAAGACTGCCGCCAACGGGTCGAAGGTTTTAAAGCCGGTATGGATCAAGGCGGGCTTAAGTACACCATCCTTCAGGAAGTTGACGGACAGGGCGCTAAGGAAACCTCCCTCAAGGTAGCCCAGGACGCCGTTACTGCTCATCCTGATGTAAACGTGATCTTCGGTATTAATGACAATTCCACCACTGGCGGTATGGCCGCTTATAAAGAAGCCGGTCTTGACGAAAGCAAACTCACCGCCATCGGTTTTGGTTTTGAAGGCGTGGTTGGACGGGAAGCCCTGTTGAGCGGCGGCCCCTACAAGTCAGCAGTTGCCATGTTCCCCGATTACGTGGGCGTTTCCGTAGTTGACGCCGCATACAAGGCCTATAACAAAGAAACCCTGCCTGCCAATTATGAATCGGGCACCGTGGTTGTTACCCAGCAAAACTTCCCCCAATTCTATACGAAGAAGGGGAATGATTACGAAACCAATTTTGAAGCTATTCGTTCTTTGAAATAGCGGCTCTTCGTTTTACATCACAATTGACAGGGCAGTGAAAGCATCCCTGTC
Protein-coding regions in this window:
- a CDS encoding sugar ABC transporter substrate-binding protein, with amino-acid sequence MSKKTWIFASLFVMVSLTMSFAGGQSSGGQGGAAKKIKFGYVLNDMSHEWYQNIAKGARARAEELGIEITIADAAMDAAKQVSQLENMITQGVDVLIVTPVDVKSLPNIIAEATKAGIPVITESNVVPGAKTYVGIDNVSGGKKAGLWFAEYAKANKIDPKIIIVGLPAFEDCRQRVEGFKAGMDQGGLKYTILQEVDGQGAKETSLKVAQDAVTAHPDVNVIFGINDNSTTGGMAAYKEAGLDESKLTAIGFGFEGVVGREALLSGGPYKSAVAMFPDYVGVSVVDAAYKAYNKETLPANYESGTVVVTQQNFPQFYTKKGNDYETNFEAIRSLK